From one Thamnophis elegans isolate rThaEle1 chromosome 9, rThaEle1.pri, whole genome shotgun sequence genomic stretch:
- the LOC116513306 gene encoding LOW QUALITY PROTEIN: mucosal pentraxin-like (The sequence of the model RefSeq protein was modified relative to this genomic sequence to represent the inferred CDS: deleted 1 base in 1 codon), translating into MMKGHRLLHTVLLVIFCISGTLTNTGLDGKALVFPKLSANSYVLLKPNLDQHLRQLTLCLCFFTDLTRSFSLFSAASRDHDNEVLLFRNPHGFEMCNDHWESVCTTRDSATGVIQLWVDEQRLPRKGAARSYEVKPDLMVRLGQEEDSYGACFDVEQSFVGEIAEVYLWEKVWTAKELNETQLPVASNPLLDWTSLKFETQGGILTNPCEAKRKGTVAVSSNIPNSKHWQGKRDPFWFSSTYLQRFIPLLLFLPNIDYF; encoded by the exons ATGATGAAGGGGCACCGGTTGCTTCATACAGTCCTTCTTGTGATCTTCTGCATCTCAGGAACCTTGACCAACACGG gTTTGGATGGAAAGGCTCTCGTGTTCCCCAAGCTTTCTGCCAACTCCTACGTCCTC TTGAAGCCCAACCTCGATCAACACTTGCGACAGCTGACCCTTTGTCTCTGCTTCTTCACCGACTTGACCCGCAGCTTCTCCCTCTTCTCGGCGGCTTCCCGAGACCACGACAACGAGGTCCTCCTCTTCCGAAATCCCCACGGTTTTGAAATGTGT AACGATCACTGGGAATCGGTTTGTACCACTCGGGATTCGGCTACTGGGGTAATCCAGCTTTGGGTAGACGAGCAGCGTTTGCCAAGGAAAGGGGCAGCCAGGAGTTATGAGGTCAAGCCGGATCTGATGGTGAGGCTGGGGCAGGAAGAGGATTCCTACGGGGCTTGCTTTGATGTGGAACAGTCCTTTGTGGGAGAAATAGCTGAGGTCTACCTGTGGGAAAAGGTCTGGACTGCCAAAGAGTTAAACGAGACCCAGTTGCCCGTGGCCTCAAACCCGTTGCTGGATTGGACCTCACTGAAGTTTGAAACCCAAGGCGGCATTCTGACGAACCCCTGTGAAGCCAAGAGAAAAGGAACAGTAGCAGTTTCATCCAATATACCTAATAGCAAACACTGGCAAGGCAAAAGGGATCCTTTCTGGTTTTCAAGTACTTACTTGCAAAGATTCATCCCTTTGTTATTGTTTCTACCAAACATAGATTATTTTTAA
- the LOC116512854 gene encoding placenta-specific gene 8 protein-like, whose translation MNIQPPIVTQPQMAQPNRNYWQTELCDCFSDCEVCLCGFFCYPCLGCRVASDMDECCLCGPTVPMRSVYRTKYNIPGSICEDFCIVGCCPLCSLCQIQRDIKLRKAMGTF comes from the exons ATGAATATTCAGCCACCAATTGTCACTCAGCCACAGATGGCCCAGCCGAACAGAAATTATTGGCAAACGGAGTTATGTGACTGCTTTAGCGATTGTGAAGTCT GTCTCTGTGGATTTTTCTGCTACCCTTGTTTGGGATGCCGAGTTGCTTCAGATATGGATGAATGTTGTTTGTGTGGTCCAACTGTGCCTATGCGATCTGTCTATAGGACAAAATACAATATCCCT GGATCCATCTGTGAGGATTTCTGCATTGTGGGGTGTTGCCCCCTTTGTTCCCTCTGCCAAATCCAGAGAGATATCAAACTGAGGAAAGCAATGGGGACGTTCTAG